Proteins encoded together in one Nostoc sp. PCC 7524 window:
- a CDS encoding aromatic ring-hydroxylating dioxygenase subunit alpha: MTTDINLPGNIFNSLKDEQLQTEAEIFSWTKQWYPVAVVEFLDPARPHGMQLLGQDIVLWRDGTGKWRCFEDFCPHRLAPLSEGRVESDGTLLCAYHAWRFDAQGKCVSIPQSQDEQTAAHHCENPKSCAVVYPTQECQGLLWVWAESGEQAQIESQLRTPRLIAELEDSSGKVEKSPWNFRDLPYGWDYFMENVADPAHVPVSHHGIVGDRYKDAKYYDMIPVRKMSTEEGFAFALQPTTGNIEQAVHDFQPPCYMRIATTTKDGGQLILALYATPTRPGWCRHIGCQVFVKNSQGKKPQGLSFFGLPLPTWLIHVLASLFLHQDMVFLHYQEKTIAQRRKGKWLDAVFTPNPQDKMVITLRQWLEKRAGGGIPWAEGYSHDLPTAETDKQKLFDVWTTHTQHCTVCQKALKNIKRLSVSAYVVAVVCLFLAIMLDARVVAMQAALGKSMFAIFPPIGFWLTLGSGILLAIIGYQLKRLSRLFYVYEFEHARND, translated from the coding sequence ATGACTACTGATATCAACTTGCCAGGGAATATATTCAACAGCCTCAAAGATGAGCAACTGCAAACCGAAGCAGAAATATTCTCATGGACAAAGCAGTGGTATCCAGTAGCGGTTGTCGAATTTCTTGATCCTGCTCGCCCTCACGGGATGCAATTATTAGGCCAAGATATTGTTTTATGGCGCGATGGTACTGGTAAGTGGCGATGCTTTGAAGATTTTTGTCCCCATCGTCTAGCCCCACTTTCAGAAGGACGAGTAGAATCAGACGGTACACTTTTATGTGCTTACCATGCTTGGCGGTTTGATGCACAGGGTAAATGCGTCAGCATTCCCCAGTCTCAAGATGAGCAAACAGCAGCCCACCACTGCGAAAACCCCAAATCCTGTGCTGTGGTTTATCCTACCCAAGAATGTCAGGGGTTATTGTGGGTATGGGCTGAATCAGGTGAACAAGCCCAGATAGAAAGTCAACTGCGGACACCACGCCTGATTGCAGAATTAGAGGATAGCTCAGGCAAAGTAGAGAAATCGCCTTGGAATTTCCGCGATTTGCCTTATGGATGGGATTATTTTATGGAAAATGTTGCCGATCCTGCTCATGTACCTGTTTCCCATCATGGCATCGTAGGCGATCGCTACAAGGATGCCAAGTATTATGACATGATTCCAGTCCGCAAAATGTCTACCGAGGAAGGCTTTGCTTTTGCACTCCAACCCACCACAGGCAATATTGAACAAGCCGTTCACGACTTCCAACCACCTTGTTACATGAGAATTGCCACCACCACTAAAGATGGCGGACAATTAATTTTGGCTTTGTATGCTACTCCTACCCGCCCCGGATGGTGTCGTCATATTGGTTGTCAGGTATTTGTCAAAAATTCCCAAGGCAAGAAACCTCAAGGTTTATCATTCTTTGGGCTACCCCTACCAACTTGGTTAATTCATGTCTTAGCATCCTTATTTCTGCACCAAGATATGGTTTTTCTGCATTACCAAGAAAAAACAATTGCCCAGAGAAGAAAGGGTAAATGGCTGGATGCTGTCTTTACACCCAATCCCCAAGACAAGATGGTGATTACATTACGCCAATGGCTAGAGAAACGTGCTGGCGGTGGTATACCTTGGGCAGAAGGCTATAGTCATGATTTACCGACAGCAGAAACAGACAAGCAAAAGCTATTTGATGTTTGGACAACCCATACTCAACACTGCACCGTTTGCCAAAAGGCACTGAAAAACATCAAGCGTCTGAGTGTGTCAGCCTATGTAGTAGCGGTTGTGTGTTTGTTCCTAGCAATCATGTTGGATGCAAGGGTGGTAGCAATGCAAGCCGCGTTAGGAAAATCTATGTTTGCAATATTTCCCCCCATAGGATTTTGGTTAACCCTTGGTAGTGGTATCTTGTTGGCGATCATTGGATATCAGCTCAAAAGATTGAGCCGATTGTTCTACGTTTACGAGTTTGAACACGCTCGTAATGATTAG
- a CDS encoding alternative oxidase codes for MIRLLVGILVFVINTIYRDRPYPRFYVLETVARVPYFSYLSVLHLYETLGLWRKADWLKVHFAESWNELHHLLIMENLGGAGFWGDRFLAKTTALIYYWIITALYIINPGAAYNFMELVENHAYNSYDKFLTSHEAELKAQPAPEVATLYYRDGDLYMFDEFQTAHNPTERRPQIENLYDVFVAIRDDEMEHVKTMVACQQPHAQLSLRSPHTLPEEKVISGEAVTAQ; via the coding sequence ATGATTCGCTTGCTGGTTGGTATTTTAGTTTTTGTCATCAATACAATTTATCGCGATCGCCCTTATCCTCGCTTTTATGTTTTAGAAACTGTAGCACGAGTACCTTATTTTTCTTATCTTTCCGTGCTGCACCTCTACGAAACTCTAGGTTTATGGCGGAAGGCTGACTGGCTCAAAGTTCACTTTGCTGAGTCGTGGAATGAATTGCATCACCTGCTGATTATGGAAAATTTGGGGGGTGCTGGGTTTTGGGGCGATCGCTTCTTAGCGAAAACCACTGCTTTAATTTATTACTGGATTATTACGGCGTTGTATATCATCAATCCCGGTGCAGCATACAACTTTATGGAATTGGTGGAAAATCACGCCTACAATAGCTATGACAAATTTCTGACATCCCACGAGGCGGAGTTAAAAGCCCAACCAGCACCAGAGGTAGCTACTCTCTACTATCGTGATGGTGACTTATATATGTTTGATGAATTTCAAACAGCGCACAATCCCACCGAACGCCGTCCACAAATTGAGAATCTCTATGATGTGTTTGTCGCCATCCGCGATGATGAGATGGAACACGTTAAGACTATGGTGGCTTGTCAACAACCTCATGCCCAACTTTCCTTAAGGAGTCCTCACACTCTCCCAGAGGAAAAAGTTATCAGTGGTGAGGCTGTAACTGCTCAGTAA
- a CDS encoding glycoside hydrolase family 10 protein: MASNFHHQMRQWCVWVAKASFKLVTFGFVPHTWQGNRLSRRVFPILVLLSFVTILLVDNFTPVVAQLPRQEIRGVWMTNNDFNILKDRRKVQDAMNKLRQMNFNTVYPVVWNSGYAMYPSPVAQRAGIQPFVFRGSDGHDILADIINQAHRRGLLAIPWFEFGFMAPPTSELALNHPEWLTQKRDGGQTSISAAGEVVWLNPFHPQVQQFISNLVLEVVSNYNVDGIQFDDHMSLPHEFGYDRYTVALYRQETKNNPPANPQDPDWVSWRANKITAFIRQLNQAVKARKPQAIFSVAPNYYDFAYKLQLQDWLSWLRQNLVDELIVQIYRPDLQSFISNISRSEIQQAQQVIPTAIGVMTGLRTQPVSTQQIKSQVRAAQQRGLGVAFFYYGSMWNYSSESSNERQAGFQALFPYPALRARVD; the protein is encoded by the coding sequence ATGGCAAGTAATTTCCATCACCAAATGAGGCAATGGTGCGTGTGGGTAGCTAAAGCATCATTTAAACTTGTAACATTTGGTTTCGTTCCCCACACTTGGCAGGGAAACCGCCTCTCCAGACGAGTCTTCCCTATTCTCGTTTTGCTCTCTTTTGTCACGATACTGTTGGTAGATAACTTTACCCCAGTAGTTGCTCAACTACCCCGTCAGGAAATTCGTGGGGTTTGGATGACTAACAATGATTTCAACATCCTCAAGGATCGGAGGAAAGTTCAGGATGCAATGAATAAACTACGACAGATGAACTTCAATACTGTCTACCCTGTCGTTTGGAATTCTGGCTATGCCATGTATCCTAGTCCTGTTGCCCAACGCGCAGGTATCCAACCCTTTGTATTTCGCGGCTCAGATGGACACGATATTTTAGCGGATATCATTAACCAAGCCCATCGTCGGGGTTTGTTGGCTATTCCCTGGTTTGAATTTGGGTTTATGGCTCCCCCAACCTCGGAACTAGCTCTGAATCATCCAGAGTGGTTGACACAAAAGCGGGATGGTGGGCAAACCTCAATTAGTGCGGCTGGTGAGGTGGTTTGGCTCAATCCCTTTCACCCCCAAGTACAGCAGTTTATTTCTAACCTCGTGCTAGAAGTTGTCAGCAACTACAATGTCGATGGCATTCAGTTTGATGATCACATGAGTTTGCCCCATGAATTTGGTTATGATCGCTATACGGTTGCTCTCTATAGACAAGAAACCAAGAACAATCCCCCAGCTAATCCTCAAGATCCCGATTGGGTGAGCTGGCGAGCCAATAAGATTACAGCATTTATCAGACAGCTAAACCAAGCAGTCAAAGCTAGAAAACCTCAAGCAATTTTCTCTGTTGCTCCTAATTACTACGATTTCGCTTACAAGTTACAACTGCAAGATTGGTTGAGTTGGTTACGTCAAAATCTTGTGGATGAGCTAATTGTGCAAATTTACCGTCCTGATCTCCAAAGTTTCATCAGCAATATTTCCCGCTCAGAAATTCAACAAGCCCAACAAGTTATCCCCACTGCAATTGGGGTGATGACAGGATTGAGAACTCAACCCGTCTCCACACAGCAAATTAAGTCTCAGGTGCGGGCAGCTCAACAACGCGGATTAGGGGTAGCCTTCTTCTACTACGGTAGTATGTGGAATTATTCTTCAGAATCCTCTAATGAGCGTCAGGCTGGATTTCAAGCTTTGTTCCCCTATCCTGCTTTGCGTGCTAGGGTGGACTGA
- a CDS encoding RluA family pseudouridine synthase, translating to MPCTKVLHQVTDFLDCHETNTNQSASYWYEGRCLQSGNVLRLPRTPLAEAIACGLMQQLAGDERYFREGKMYGILLVELPTGEQQVLQAFSGLLNGESVVDGWVPPIPGREKVALAEAQTLAELETIKQELITLKQLPARQEYETLAQEFAQQLQAMSDRHLTCKQQRQQKRQQLSETLTGEALTLALEQLDEASRQQGIERRRLKRQRDVNLGTLEEAIASADTRIHELKQKRKALSRQLQAQMHAAYSLMNFLGQSSSLQQLMPDGLPTGTGDCCAPKLLHYAATHKLKPLAMAEFWWGKSHQDKVQGEFYGACAERCQPLMGFLLRGLGIGDWGLGTGDWDKTSLTLSPAPCPLPPTPCLYEDEWLIAVNKPSGLLSVPGRYLETQDSVISRLRHLLPDGENLAAVHRLDQETSGVLLLARDSQTYRQLSQQFQQRQVYKVYEAILAGVVTIDTDLIELPLWGDPQNRPYQQVDWQRGKPSVTRFRVMAREEDYTRVEFEPLTGRTHQLRVHALVGLGVVILGDRLYGCNTGATRLHLHARELRFQHPHTHATIHLQTETPF from the coding sequence ATGCCTTGTACAAAAGTTTTACATCAGGTAACAGACTTTCTTGACTGTCATGAGACTAACACTAACCAATCTGCTAGCTATTGGTATGAGGGGCGTTGTCTGCAAAGTGGTAATGTACTCCGGCTACCACGCACCCCTTTAGCAGAAGCGATCGCCTGTGGTTTAATGCAGCAACTAGCCGGCGATGAGCGTTATTTCCGTGAAGGTAAGATGTATGGTATCTTGCTGGTAGAATTGCCTACGGGTGAACAACAGGTATTGCAAGCTTTTTCTGGTTTACTCAATGGTGAAAGTGTTGTTGATGGCTGGGTGCCACCGATTCCAGGAAGAGAAAAAGTAGCTTTAGCAGAAGCCCAAACTTTGGCTGAGTTAGAAACCATCAAGCAAGAACTAATTACCCTCAAGCAATTACCAGCCAGACAAGAGTATGAAACCTTAGCACAGGAGTTTGCCCAACAGTTGCAAGCAATGAGCGATCGCCATCTGACTTGTAAACAACAACGACAGCAAAAACGCCAGCAACTTAGTGAAACACTTACAGGTGAAGCCTTAACTTTAGCTTTAGAACAACTGGATGAAGCCAGCCGTCAGCAGGGAATTGAACGCCGGAGACTCAAACGCCAACGCGATGTCAATTTGGGAACTTTGGAGGAAGCGATCGCCTCGGCAGATACACGCATCCACGAACTTAAACAAAAGCGAAAAGCCTTATCTCGGCAACTCCAAGCACAGATGCACGCGGCGTACTCCCTCATGAATTTTTTAGGACAATCTTCATCATTACAGCAATTAATGCCGGATGGTTTGCCCACAGGCACAGGGGACTGTTGCGCCCCGAAGTTACTCCACTACGCCGCCACCCACAAACTGAAGCCTCTAGCAATGGCTGAATTTTGGTGGGGGAAATCCCATCAAGATAAAGTCCAGGGAGAATTTTATGGTGCTTGTGCAGAACGCTGTCAACCGTTGATGGGGTTTTTGTTGAGGGGACTGGGGATTGGGGACTGGGGACTGGGGACTGGGGATTGGGATAAAACTTCCCTCACTCTCTCCCCTGCCCCCTGCCCCCTGCCTCCTACCCCCTGCCTCTACGAAGATGAATGGCTGATTGCTGTCAACAAACCTTCGGGGTTACTTTCTGTTCCTGGGCGTTATCTGGAAACGCAAGACAGTGTGATCAGTCGCTTACGCCATTTGTTACCTGATGGCGAAAATTTGGCGGCGGTGCATCGCTTAGATCAAGAAACCTCTGGTGTTCTTTTGCTGGCGCGTGATTCCCAAACCTATCGCCAACTTAGCCAGCAGTTCCAACAGCGACAAGTCTACAAAGTTTATGAAGCCATACTTGCAGGCGTTGTCACCATAGACACAGATTTGATTGAATTACCATTATGGGGAGATCCGCAAAATCGCCCTTATCAGCAAGTTGACTGGCAACGTGGTAAACCCAGCGTGACGCGCTTTCGGGTGATGGCAAGGGAAGAAGATTATACCCGTGTTGAGTTTGAACCATTGACAGGACGCACCCATCAATTGCGGGTTCATGCTTTGGTAGGATTGGGAGTAGTGATATTAGGCGATCGCCTGTATGGTTGCAATACTGGGGCGACTCGCTTACACTTACACGCCAGAGAACTCCGCTTTCAGCATCCACACACACACGCGACTATTCATTTGCAGACTGAAACGCCGTTTTGA
- a CDS encoding type II toxin-antitoxin system HicB family antitoxin translates to MSRYSMIIQWSDEDQLFLVTIPEFADLVIMPCTHGKTREEAIHNGEEVIEMYLEAWQLEGELIPEPMTLHFA, encoded by the coding sequence ATGAGTCGGTATAGCATGATTATTCAATGGTCTGATGAAGATCAGCTGTTCCTGGTTACAATTCCAGAGTTTGCCGATCTAGTTATCATGCCTTGCACTCACGGAAAAACTCGCGAAGAAGCGATTCATAATGGTGAAGAAGTTATTGAAATGTACTTAGAAGCTTGGCAACTAGAAGGTGAGCTTATCCCTGAACCTATGACGCTTCACTTTGCTTGA
- a CDS encoding FAD-dependent oxidoreductase has product MNIASFVSKGMLTDIYDVVIVGAGPIGLATAIGLRQRGIENILVLDQTRAFRQVGQVLDLLPNGLKSLRYLDPHAYEAVKNAAFGLPNSQPSTQAQNSPKPSPKWGYKNFQGEKIRAISLSFDDWFQEYGEGRVSIAWYNLQTTLRQQLPPDIVKINHRCVNVVDEPENHCVRIDCISDTTVEANPYAHWNDSNPENLDTNSQTSVSDQSFRARLVVAADGINSTIRRVLYQDSPYADFAKPEYSGYAAIFCREIADIPEVVEAEIEATFLQKSPVATICHDEVSRNGSGEMADTRMMLFRSRATNQFGYLIHLALPLAALQGKSGNSLRELALQAFEQAGFPDVLKQLVRLSPPENIEQRPYYIHRAIISDPESTPIQPAWSCGRVVLVGDAAHGMPPFMAQGANQGLEDALTVVTLIAQIATENHWNNTQVIGEACQKYEQLRRPLMAYVQQVTLNPPYSCDQDWQQYSQQIYGRNVKQAIEALSSV; this is encoded by the coding sequence ATGAATATAGCTAGTTTTGTAAGCAAGGGTATGTTAACCGATATTTACGATGTTGTGATAGTTGGGGCTGGGCCGATTGGTTTAGCTACTGCCATTGGGTTACGCCAGCGTGGAATTGAAAATATTCTGGTACTAGATCAAACTCGCGCTTTTCGTCAGGTTGGGCAAGTTTTGGATCTGCTTCCCAATGGCTTAAAGTCTCTGAGATATCTAGATCCTCATGCTTACGAAGCTGTTAAAAACGCAGCCTTTGGTTTACCTAATTCTCAACCCTCCACTCAAGCACAAAACTCTCCTAAACCTTCACCTAAATGGGGTTACAAAAATTTTCAGGGGGAGAAGATTCGGGCAATTTCCCTGAGTTTTGATGATTGGTTTCAAGAATATGGCGAAGGGCGAGTGTCAATTGCTTGGTACAATTTGCAGACTACTTTAAGGCAACAGCTACCCCCAGATATAGTCAAAATTAATCATCGGTGTGTCAATGTTGTCGATGAGCCAGAAAATCATTGTGTGCGGATAGATTGTATTTCTGACACCACAGTAGAAGCTAATCCCTATGCCCATTGGAACGACAGCAACCCCGAAAATCTAGATACGAATTCCCAAACATCAGTTAGTGATCAATCATTTCGGGCGAGGCTAGTTGTAGCCGCCGATGGAATTAACTCGACAATTCGCCGGGTGCTTTATCAAGATAGCCCCTATGCAGATTTCGCTAAACCTGAATATTCTGGATATGCTGCTATATTTTGTCGGGAAATCGCGGATATCCCCGAAGTAGTAGAAGCCGAAATCGAAGCAACATTCTTGCAGAAATCACCAGTTGCTACCATCTGTCATGATGAGGTATCCAGAAATGGATCTGGTGAGATGGCAGACACAAGGATGATGTTGTTCCGTAGTCGAGCCACTAATCAATTTGGGTATCTTATCCATTTAGCTTTACCGTTGGCAGCTTTACAAGGTAAGTCTGGTAATTCTTTGAGGGAATTAGCTTTACAAGCCTTTGAGCAAGCCGGATTTCCCGATGTCCTGAAGCAATTAGTCCGTTTATCTCCCCCAGAAAATATAGAACAGCGTCCTTATTACATTCACCGTGCCATAATTTCTGATCCTGAAAGCACACCAATTCAACCAGCTTGGAGTTGCGGGAGAGTTGTCTTAGTGGGTGATGCAGCTCATGGAATGCCGCCATTTATGGCTCAAGGTGCTAATCAAGGTTTGGAAGATGCCTTAACAGTGGTGACATTAATTGCTCAAATTGCCACGGAAAATCATTGGAACAACACACAAGTTATAGGGGAAGCCTGCCAAAAATATGAGCAGTTGCGTCGTCCGTTGATGGCGTATGTACAACAGGTAACATTAAATCCACCCTACTCTTGTGATCAGGACTGGCAGCAATATAGTCAACAAATCTACGGACGTAATGTTAAACAAGCTATAGAGGCTTTATCGTCTGTTTAG
- a CDS encoding cysteine desulfurase-like protein, with translation MESLDLKWIRGQFPALNQKINGESAIFFDGPGGTQVPGAVLDAISDYLVRSNANAHGAFATSARTDAVITAARVAIADFLGCSSDEVVFGANMTTLTFILSRAIARIIQPGDEIIVTRLDHAANVSPWYALEEQGAIIRVVDIHVEDCTLDMSDLAQQINSRTKLVAVSFASNAVGTINDVATIVRLAHAVGAWVFVDAVHYAPHAPINVHALDCDFLACSAYKFFGPHVGILYGKRQHLASLQPYKVQPASDEVPSRWETGTLNHEGLAGVVAAINYLTKLGCHVSPTIDNELVTALIEADKEGLEHFQCPRFLRAEHPDAIASAYHSRRAALVAAMSAIQQYERELSHKLISGLLEIPGLSLYGITDTTRFQWRTPTVAMRLGGQSPESIAKKLGDRGIFTWHGNFYALNLTQKLGVEDSGGLLRIGLVHYNSVEEVLQLLEALKEIAGLSS, from the coding sequence ATGGAATCTCTGGATCTGAAATGGATACGTGGACAGTTTCCGGCACTTAACCAAAAAATCAACGGTGAATCTGCAATATTTTTTGATGGGCCTGGTGGAACACAAGTACCGGGTGCGGTGCTAGATGCGATTAGTGACTATTTGGTGAGATCAAATGCTAATGCTCACGGCGCTTTTGCTACCAGTGCGCGGACAGATGCGGTAATTACGGCGGCGAGAGTGGCGATCGCAGATTTTTTGGGTTGCAGTAGTGATGAGGTGGTATTTGGCGCAAATATGACCACTCTTACCTTTATCTTGAGTCGGGCGATCGCGCGGATAATTCAACCGGGTGATGAAATTATTGTCACCCGTTTGGATCATGCTGCTAATGTTTCCCCTTGGTATGCTTTGGAAGAACAGGGTGCAATAATTCGCGTGGTAGATATTCATGTCGAGGATTGCACCTTAGACATGAGTGATTTAGCACAGCAGATCAATTCCCGCACTAAGTTAGTAGCGGTGAGTTTTGCTTCCAATGCTGTGGGGACAATCAACGATGTCGCTACTATAGTGCGTCTGGCTCATGCTGTCGGTGCTTGGGTGTTTGTTGATGCCGTTCATTATGCACCCCATGCACCAATCAATGTTCACGCTTTAGACTGTGACTTTTTGGCTTGTTCCGCTTACAAGTTTTTTGGACCCCATGTCGGTATTTTGTACGGTAAACGGCAGCATCTGGCAAGTCTGCAACCATATAAAGTCCAACCAGCCTCCGATGAAGTACCGTCACGTTGGGAAACAGGAACATTGAATCATGAGGGGCTGGCGGGTGTGGTGGCGGCGATTAATTACTTGACAAAACTAGGCTGTCATGTATCGCCAACCATTGACAACGAATTAGTGACGGCGTTGATTGAGGCTGACAAAGAAGGTTTAGAACATTTCCAATGTCCCCGCTTTCTGAGAGCAGAACACCCAGATGCGATCGCCTCAGCCTATCACAGTCGGCGGGCGGCTTTAGTGGCAGCTATGTCTGCAATTCAGCAATATGAAAGAGAACTCAGCCATAAACTAATTTCGGGATTGTTAGAAATTCCCGGCTTAAGTTTATATGGCATCACTGATACAACTCGCTTTCAGTGGCGCACACCCACAGTAGCAATGAGATTAGGGGGGCAGAGTCCTGAAAGTATAGCAAAAAAGTTAGGCGATCGCGGTATTTTCACTTGGCACGGTAATTTTTATGCCCTCAACTTGACACAAAAGCTAGGCGTGGAAGACAGTGGCGGCTTATTACGAATTGGATTAGTCCATTACAACTCTGTGGAAGAAGTGTTGCAACTATTAGAAGCCTTAAAAGAGATTGCTGGTTTGTCA